A DNA window from Castanea sativa cultivar Marrone di Chiusa Pesio chromosome 7, ASM4071231v1 contains the following coding sequences:
- the LOC142644273 gene encoding uncharacterized protein LOC142644273, with amino-acid sequence MARTPTGGTLFRLAYEHEVVIPAEIGMTSHRVSHHDHEKNEEGLRLQLDLLDKVRVTAEQRMARYQDLMAKHYNTKFRPCHFQVGDLVLRKVTTATKDPSQCKLGPNWEAPYKIIGCRRKGTYYLETHDRQKLHHPWKTEYLRKYY; translated from the coding sequence ATGGCTCGCACACCTACAGGAGGTACACTTTTTCGCCTAGCGTACGAACACGAGGTCGTCATCCCTGCAGAGATAGGAATGACCAGCCATCGAGTATCCCACCATGACCACgaaaagaatgaagaaggaTTACGCCTGCAGTTAGACCTCCTCGATAAGGTCAGAGTGACGGCAGAACAAAGGATGGCTCGTTATCAAGACCtaatggcaaaacattacaacacCAAGTTCAGACCTTGTCATTTTCAGGTTGGAGATCTGGTCTTGAGGAAGGTAACAACAGCCACCAAGGATCCCTCACAATGCAAGCTGGGCCCTAACTGGGAGGCACCCTACAAGATCATCGGTTGCCGTAGAAAAGGGACCTACTACTTGGAAACCCACGATAGGCAAAAGCTCCATCACCCGTGGAAGACTGAGTACCTAAGGAAATACTACTAG
- the LOC142643669 gene encoding LYR motif-containing protein At3g19508 has translation MEKALRVYGEVLRLVRRLPKDTRPYYAKYARENFVNYREVDAKDSNALDELFHRAYNHSIWVLNKYSVDKSVADKLKEICFP, from the exons ATGGAGAAAGCGCTGAGAGTCTATGGTGAGGTCCTGAGGCTAGTGAGGCGGTTGCCAAAGGACACAAGGCCTTACTACGCCAAGTACGCTCGTGAAAACTTCGTCAACTACAGAGAGGTCGACGCCAAAGATTCCAATGCCCTTGACGAGCTCTTCCATCGCGCTTACAACCACTCCATCTGGGTCCTCAACAAG TATTCGGTGGATAAATCGGTGGCGGATAAGCTGAAGGAGATCTGTTTTCCTTAG